From a single Shewanella donghaensis genomic region:
- the menD gene encoding 2-succinyl-5-enolpyruvyl-6-hydroxy-3-cyclohexene-1-carboxylic-acid synthase — protein sequence MQSQPTSDINLLWGSLILEELARLGVQHVCMAPGSRSTPLTLAAAAQSNLQRHLHFDERGLGFMALGLAKSSQSPVAIITTSGTAVANLYPAIVEAWLTQVPLIVLTGDRPPELIGCGANQAIVQPAIFADYAKQVNLPTPDTAISPNALLTTIDEAVANLSQPVHFNCMYREPLYPTELETLAQLAQSLSHYVSPIKAWLSHSHPYTDYGLLTQSNLPSQDTMMRFVHGKGIIVAGTLSPQEDPQQIVELSQKLGWPIVADAQSQLRQHPSVIGHIDQLLLNPKASKFIEQADRVVVFGGRFISKRLMSFIANHQWHSYWQVLPNQQRLDPDHQSKRIWQTTITDMCNNNWPRSSQANWGLNLVNHNQQLEALLAQHIDQSGFGEPLVVRQIAKQQTSSHQWFIGNSLPIRLYDMYAPIVCEPPNIYTNRGASGIDGLIATASGVALANKQPTTLLIGDISSLHDLNSLAITKQINSPFVIVILNNDGGNIFNLLPVPNDEIREQYYRLSHGLEFGYAAAMFGLPYNQVDSLASFDEAYADAMAYKGTSVIEVNVSPTQASDQIKLITQWVKQH from the coding sequence ATGCAATCACAGCCGACATCTGACATTAACTTACTTTGGGGCTCTCTTATTTTAGAAGAGCTAGCAAGATTAGGAGTGCAACATGTCTGCATGGCACCCGGCTCTCGCTCAACCCCACTGACGTTAGCGGCTGCTGCTCAATCTAACTTGCAACGTCATCTGCATTTTGATGAACGTGGACTTGGATTTATGGCACTGGGTTTAGCCAAATCAAGCCAAAGCCCGGTGGCAATCATTACCACTTCTGGTACTGCGGTGGCTAACTTGTATCCTGCGATTGTTGAAGCCTGGCTCACTCAAGTTCCCTTGATTGTATTAACGGGCGACCGCCCCCCTGAACTCATTGGTTGTGGCGCCAATCAAGCCATTGTGCAACCTGCAATATTTGCTGATTATGCCAAACAAGTCAATTTACCCACACCCGATACAGCTATTAGCCCTAATGCGTTATTGACCACCATCGATGAAGCCGTAGCAAACTTGTCGCAGCCGGTGCATTTCAATTGCATGTATAGAGAACCACTGTACCCAACAGAACTAGAAACTTTAGCGCAATTAGCACAGTCATTAAGCCATTATGTATCGCCAATAAAAGCCTGGTTAAGTCACTCACATCCTTACACTGACTATGGTCTGCTAACGCAATCCAACTTGCCTAGCCAAGACACCATGATGCGATTTGTCCATGGTAAAGGGATTATTGTTGCTGGAACATTGTCGCCTCAGGAAGACCCACAACAGATTGTTGAGTTATCGCAAAAACTAGGCTGGCCGATTGTGGCTGATGCACAATCACAACTGAGACAACACCCGAGTGTGATAGGTCATATTGATCAACTACTGTTAAATCCTAAAGCCAGTAAATTTATTGAACAAGCTGACAGAGTGGTGGTTTTTGGCGGCCGCTTTATTTCTAAAAGGTTAATGAGCTTTATCGCCAACCACCAATGGCACAGTTACTGGCAAGTATTGCCCAATCAGCAACGCTTAGATCCTGACCATCAATCAAAACGTATTTGGCAAACCACTATCACAGATATGTGTAACAACAATTGGCCACGGTCATCACAGGCTAATTGGGGCTTAAACTTAGTCAATCACAACCAACAACTTGAGGCTTTGTTAGCACAACATATTGACCAAAGCGGCTTTGGTGAGCCTCTCGTGGTTCGTCAAATAGCCAAGCAACAGACCTCATCTCATCAGTGGTTTATTGGTAACAGCCTGCCAATTCGCCTATACGATATGTATGCACCAATTGTGTGTGAACCGCCTAATATCTACACCAACCGTGGTGCATCAGGTATCGACGGGCTAATTGCTACAGCATCTGGTGTAGCCTTAGCCAATAAGCAACCAACAACCTTACTGATTGGCGATATCTCCAGTCTGCACGACTTAAATTCATTAGCTATAACAAAACAAATCAACAGCCCTTTTGTCATTGTGATTTTAAATAATGACGGCGGTAATATCTTTAACCTGCTACCCGTACCGAACGATGAAATTCGTGAACAATATTATCGTTTAAGCCATGGTTTGGAATTTGGCTATGCGGCTGCAATGTTTGGCTTACCCTATAACCAAGTGGACAGTTTAGCCAGCTTTGATGAAGCCTACGCTGATGCTATGGCATACAAAGGCACATCAGTGATTGAAGTGAATGTCAGCCCAACACAAGCGAGCGATCAAATAAAGCTCATCACACAATGGGTGAAACAACACTAA
- the menH gene encoding 2-succinyl-6-hydroxy-2,4-cyclohexadiene-1-carboxylate synthase, with amino-acid sequence MPIINRCGDTDLPALVLLHGFLGSKEDWQASLPILSQHFHCICIDLPGHGENELILPTPGFETAAKFIVDKVTELGYPRFHLLGYSLGGRMALHIAKFYPQSLLSLVLESSHLGLTTMKEKQTRLSQDQKWADKLTSEPIGDFLAQWYQQAVFAELSLDERAKLIAIRSKNNPQALLHCYKSTSLGLQENGQHVLKHLHCPTYMLVGQQDSKFSQLAQQWQQSAGLTVITIADSGHNVHKAQPSVFAAKIIQTLHA; translated from the coding sequence ATGCCAATCATTAACCGTTGTGGTGACACCGACCTACCTGCACTGGTGTTATTGCATGGATTTCTAGGCTCAAAAGAAGATTGGCAAGCAAGCTTGCCAATCTTAAGTCAGCATTTTCACTGTATTTGCATCGACTTGCCTGGGCATGGTGAAAATGAGCTTATCTTGCCAACGCCTGGATTTGAAACCGCAGCGAAATTCATAGTCGATAAAGTCACTGAACTCGGCTATCCAAGATTTCACTTATTGGGCTATTCATTGGGCGGACGAATGGCACTGCATATTGCTAAGTTTTACCCCCAATCGCTATTAAGCCTAGTCCTTGAATCATCTCACCTAGGGTTAACTACCATGAAAGAAAAGCAGACACGATTAAGCCAGGATCAAAAGTGGGCAGATAAACTGACTTCTGAGCCTATTGGCGATTTTCTTGCCCAATGGTATCAGCAAGCTGTGTTTGCAGAATTATCCCTAGATGAGAGAGCAAAGCTGATTGCGATTCGAAGTAAGAATAATCCACAAGCACTATTACATTGCTATAAAAGTACCTCACTGGGATTACAAGAAAATGGCCAACATGTACTGAAACACTTACACTGCCCCACCTATATGTTGGTCGGGCAGCAAGACAGTAAATTCAGTCAACTTGCTCAGCAATGGCAGCAAAGTGCTGGTTTAACCGTTATCACTATTGCTGACAGTGGCCACAATGTTCATAAGGCTCAACCCAGCGTATTTGCAGCAAAGATAATTCAAACTCTACACGCTTAA
- the menC gene encoding o-succinylbenzoate synthase, translating into MSDILISQLELYRYHIDLAPNLPVASQRINQRHGLVISASLTNGRQAFVEISPLSGTDITSAALTGFSHESLADAINQLTPILPSLVGKKVNHIDDVIAAETLVPSVAFGLSLLALKLNGAFDHPQYDYAQSMQSKIGLFYYQPESDLNMLQAKIAQLDKRSYSVKVKVAQASIEQEITYIHQILEVNPKLKLRLDANQGFTPEQAIEFLACVPKASIEYIEEPCKTLADSQLVYQSLKIPFALDESLNDNSYQFEMLNGLTALVIKPTIIGDIKKLKALITTANSHGVRCILSSSLEANLGINDLAKLSYMLTPDETPGLDTLSSFTEPLIDNQGLLNMQVCQLLQSETLIQDQPQELNQDQTQILTQTQATEIEDHGKN; encoded by the coding sequence ATGAGTGACATACTCATTAGTCAACTTGAGCTTTATCGCTACCATATCGATTTAGCACCAAACCTGCCTGTTGCTAGTCAGCGAATTAATCAGCGTCACGGGCTGGTAATTTCAGCAAGCCTAACTAATGGTAGGCAAGCTTTTGTAGAGATATCTCCGCTATCTGGTACCGATATAACAAGTGCTGCGTTAACCGGTTTTAGTCATGAGTCACTTGCTGATGCAATCAATCAGTTAACCCCAATATTGCCAAGTTTAGTCGGAAAGAAAGTTAACCATATTGATGATGTTATTGCTGCAGAAACTCTAGTGCCTTCGGTTGCTTTTGGCTTAAGTTTATTAGCATTGAAACTTAACGGCGCTTTTGATCACCCTCAATATGATTATGCTCAGTCAATGCAAAGCAAAATTGGCCTTTTCTATTATCAACCAGAGTCAGATCTGAACATGCTACAGGCAAAAATTGCCCAATTAGATAAACGCAGCTACTCAGTAAAAGTGAAAGTCGCCCAGGCCAGCATTGAACAAGAAATTACTTACATACACCAAATTCTAGAGGTTAACCCAAAGCTAAAGCTGCGTTTAGATGCCAACCAAGGCTTTACACCTGAGCAAGCCATTGAGTTTTTAGCTTGTGTGCCAAAAGCATCAATTGAGTACATTGAAGAGCCATGTAAAACCCTTGCTGACAGCCAGTTGGTTTATCAAAGCCTTAAAATACCTTTCGCACTGGATGAAAGCTTGAACGACAATAGCTACCAATTTGAAATGCTCAATGGCCTAACAGCGCTTGTTATCAAGCCCACTATTATCGGCGATATAAAGAAGCTAAAAGCATTAATAACCACAGCTAACAGTCATGGTGTTCGCTGTATTTTAAGCTCAAGCTTAGAAGCAAATCTTGGGATTAATGATTTAGCCAAATTAAGCTATATGTTGACGCCAGATGAGACTCCAGGATTAGATACTTTAAGCAGTTTTACCGAGCCATTAATTGATAATCAAGGACTGCTCAATATGCAGGTTTGTCAGTTACTACAAAGTGAGACTTTAATTCAAGATCAGCCCCAAGAGCTGAACCAAGATCAGACTCAAATTCTGACCCAAACTCAAGCTACTGAAATAGAAGATCACGGTAAAAACTAA
- the menE gene encoding o-succinylbenzoate--CoA ligase, with protein MTQMISPLHQTAIDHPDAVAIVLPNGTAGTSQISYIELSQMILLLAQQLSAQGVVKGHRIASISHNNLEMICLYWACIDLGTLFVPISPRFPAIQVSQLCQRFNINSYWLDQQVASAMEQPLTQQLSAAKLTVNVNTQNNNQAPLRASPVDVRAAVNVILTSGSTGTPKGVVHSLSNHIASAKGSAVNIVLNEGDSWLLSLPLFHIGGLAIVNRCAIAAATLIMSSSKPLTEQLTQTPISHLSLVSAQLSQILNEDPDALQHVKALLLGGGAIDADLVSSLEKLNINAFCSYGMSEMSSQITTAAINTQHHLGTALPQRQLKLIDGVIWVKGPCLFLGYLSDESTSLKLEKTLDNDGWFCTQDQGRLDPQGNLHLLGRVDNMFICGGENIHPEEIEAALRAHPDIAQAIVFPQHDAKFSLLPAAIIQFNTTGSGSGSGSGLSVETITEIETTITTNIARFKRPRHYYAWPDNIESASLKTPRKQIIAAIKAQYNLD; from the coding sequence ATGACTCAGATGATTTCGCCATTACATCAAACTGCCATTGACCACCCCGATGCAGTGGCAATCGTGTTACCTAATGGTACTGCTGGAACATCTCAAATTAGCTATATTGAACTTAGTCAGATGATATTGTTGTTAGCGCAGCAACTGAGTGCTCAAGGTGTAGTGAAAGGCCACCGCATTGCTAGTATCAGTCACAACAACCTAGAAATGATTTGCCTATATTGGGCTTGCATTGATTTAGGCACATTATTTGTCCCAATATCTCCTCGTTTCCCTGCGATACAAGTGAGCCAATTATGTCAGCGCTTTAACATCAATAGTTATTGGTTAGATCAGCAAGTTGCGTCAGCAATGGAGCAACCCTTAACCCAGCAACTTAGCGCAGCTAAACTTACCGTAAATGTGAACACTCAGAACAATAACCAAGCCCCCCTTAGAGCGAGCCCTGTAGACGTTAGAGCCGCAGTTAACGTTATCCTCACCTCTGGCTCAACTGGAACGCCTAAAGGCGTTGTACATAGCCTTAGCAATCATATTGCTAGTGCGAAAGGCTCTGCGGTTAATATTGTTTTAAATGAAGGTGATAGCTGGTTACTTTCTTTGCCTCTATTTCATATTGGTGGTTTAGCTATTGTGAATCGTTGCGCTATTGCGGCGGCGACATTAATCATGAGTTCAAGTAAACCGCTGACTGAACAATTAACGCAAACGCCCATAAGCCATCTATCATTAGTCTCCGCGCAATTAAGCCAAATTCTTAATGAGGATCCAGATGCGCTGCAACATGTGAAAGCCTTATTGTTGGGCGGCGGCGCGATTGATGCTGACTTAGTTAGTTCGCTCGAGAAACTCAATATCAATGCATTTTGCAGCTACGGTATGTCTGAAATGAGTTCGCAAATCACCACGGCAGCGATTAATACTCAGCACCATCTAGGAACTGCGCTGCCTCAAAGACAATTAAAGCTAATCGACGGGGTTATTTGGGTCAAAGGACCTTGTCTGTTTTTAGGCTATTTATCTGATGAGTCAACATCATTAAAACTTGAAAAAACACTGGATAACGACGGCTGGTTTTGCACTCAGGATCAAGGCCGATTAGATCCGCAGGGTAATCTGCATTTGTTAGGCCGTGTGGATAATATGTTTATTTGTGGTGGTGAGAATATTCACCCAGAAGAAATTGAAGCGGCACTTAGAGCACATCCTGATATTGCTCAAGCCATTGTATTCCCGCAGCATGATGCAAAATTCAGTTTATTACCTGCCGCGATAATTCAATTCAACACAACTGGCTCTGGCTCTGGCTCTGGCTCTGGCTTATCAGTAGAAACTATTACTGAGATAGAAACCACAATAACCACCAATATTGCGCGATTCAAGCGACCTCGTCACTATTATGCTTGGCCAGATAATATTGAATCTGCCAGTTTAAAAACCCCTAGAAAACAGATTATTGCCGCCATTAAGGCTCAATATAATCTCGACTGA
- the rpoH gene encoding RNA polymerase sigma factor RpoH has product MAFQSQSMSLTVPRGSSSLEAYMQSVTGIDMLGVDEEQELAKRLQETGDLQAAKKLIMSHLRFVVHVAKGYSGYGLPQADLIQEGNIGLMKAVKRFDPNVGVRLVSFAVHWIKAEIHEYVLKNWRIVKVATTKAQRKLFFNIRKTKKRLGWFSDEEVGMVAENLGVTKKDVMEMESRMAAQDPAFDLTNDNDDDGADFAPVHFLEDHSSDVAVEVENQNWESDSQARLFSAIKTLDERSQHILRARWLDDDKTTLQELATTYQVSAERIRQLEKNAMTKLKSCMDI; this is encoded by the coding sequence ATCGCAATCTATGTCACTTACTGTCCCTAGAGGTAGTAGCAGCTTAGAAGCTTATATGCAGTCAGTCACAGGCATCGATATGCTTGGGGTCGATGAAGAGCAGGAGCTAGCCAAGCGTTTGCAAGAAACTGGTGACCTACAAGCAGCGAAGAAACTGATTATGTCGCACTTGCGCTTTGTTGTGCATGTGGCCAAAGGTTATTCTGGATATGGTTTGCCACAAGCGGATCTGATTCAAGAAGGCAACATTGGCTTGATGAAAGCGGTAAAACGTTTTGATCCGAATGTTGGTGTACGCCTAGTGTCTTTTGCTGTGCATTGGATTAAAGCTGAAATTCATGAGTACGTGCTTAAAAACTGGCGTATCGTGAAAGTGGCCACCACCAAAGCGCAACGTAAATTGTTCTTCAATATTCGTAAAACTAAAAAGCGTTTAGGCTGGTTTAGCGATGAAGAAGTCGGCATGGTGGCTGAAAATTTAGGGGTGACGAAAAAAGACGTCATGGAAATGGAGTCGCGCATGGCGGCCCAAGATCCAGCATTTGATTTAACAAACGATAATGATGATGACGGTGCTGATTTTGCCCCGGTTCATTTTTTAGAAGATCACTCTTCTGATGTTGCCGTTGAAGTTGAAAACCAAAATTGGGAGTCTGACTCTCAAGCCCGTTTATTCTCGGCGATTAAAACCCTTGATGAACGTAGCCAACATATCCTAAGAGCCCGTTGGTTGGATGACGACAAGACAACATTACAAGAACTTGCGACTACTTACCAAGTGTCTGCAGAACGTATTAGACAGCTTGAAAAGAATGCCATGACCAAGCTTAAGTCTTGTATGGACATCTAA